The following DNA comes from Novosphingobium sp. THN1.
AGAACGGCTCCTGCCGCGACTCGATCCCCGGGGTGCACCGGAAGCGCGGTCAGCGTGCCGCCGACCCTTAGCGATATCATCGCCTCTCGGTCGTAAATTACGCGGACCGGATACCGTTCGGCGCCTCGACTGTCTTGGGCACCCGGCAAACTGCGAGGCAGTGCCGCCTCGACCATTGCGATCTGATCGGCATTATTGGCGGTGGTCGGCGAACAAGACGCAACCAGACCTGCGCTGGCAATCGCTAGAGCGCCGAAACAAGGCGTTGGTACGCGCAGCATTAGGTTCGACTCCGAAACCTATCATTGATAGCCGATCAGTGATAGGTTGACGCACGGAGGTCAAGTGGCAAAAGGAGCGTATGGCGCCACCAGCGAAATCAACGCGGTCTGCAGACCGGCGTGAGCAGATCCTTGATGAGGCGCAACGCCTGTTTCTCGAGCATGGCCTCGACAGCACCACCACCCGACAAATCGCCTTGGCTGTAGGTATCAGTCAGCCGTCATTGTACGCGCATTTTGCCAGTCGGGACGCGATTGCTGTCGAGCTCTGCATTCGGGCTTTCGGCTTTCTTGAACGCCGGCTTCGCTCTGTTGATCAGTCGTTGCCCTCTGCTCAGCGTCTACGCGAACTATGCCGAGCTTATATCCAGTTTGGTCTAGAAGAGCCCGCAGCGTATCGCGTAGCGTTCATGGCCGAGATCGCTGTCGACGAGGAAAGCGGGATGCACCGCGGGCTTGAGGCTGGGCTCGCGACTTTTTCCATCTTGCGAGAAGCAATGACGGCTCATTTGGGCAACGCGAATGAAGCAGAAGTAGCTGCCCAAAGTGTGTGGGCTGGCATTCACGGGCTTGTCGCAATCTTCCTGACCCGGCCGGAATTTCCCTTCATCGAGCCCGGGAAGCTGATTGAAACGCACCTCGATCGTCTCTTGGCTACCCACTCGTCTTCGGCAGCGTAAACCAAGTTCGCCATACATG
Coding sequences within:
- a CDS encoding TetR/AcrR family transcriptional regulator, whose amino-acid sequence is MAPPAKSTRSADRREQILDEAQRLFLEHGLDSTTTRQIALAVGISQPSLYAHFASRDAIAVELCIRAFGFLERRLRSVDQSLPSAQRLRELCRAYIQFGLEEPAAYRVAFMAEIAVDEESGMHRGLEAGLATFSILREAMTAHLGNANEAEVAAQSVWAGIHGLVAIFLTRPEFPFIEPGKLIETHLDRLLATHSSSAA